A segment of the Desulfuromonas sp. genome:
AAGCTGCATCATCAACTTTCCGAGACCGGCACCCTGATGTTCCGGCAACAGGGCGATATCGATCAGACGGATTTCGTCTTCACGGCGATCAATATAGAAGCGGCCGATCGCGGTACCATTCAATTCAATAATATCGAAATCAACGGTCTTGAACTGCTCCTGATAATAAGTATGCTGGGCTGTGAACTGCATTCGGAGGAAGTTTGTTTTCTCTTCCTCCGACCAAGGCGTGATAGCCATCTCATCGGCCCGGGTACTGGC
Coding sequences within it:
- a CDS encoding GNAT family N-acetyltransferase produces the protein MAITPWSEEEKTNFLRMQFTAQHTYYQEQFKTVDFDIIELNGTAIGRFYIDRREDEIRLIDIALLPEHQGAGLGKLMMQLLLDEAADKALPVRLHVEGNNPARRLYDRLGFKPIADKGVYEMMEWRPEEMVRLSTAG